In the Oryza glaberrima chromosome 6, OglaRS2, whole genome shotgun sequence genome, one interval contains:
- the LOC127776854 gene encoding coniferyl alcohol acyltransferase-like, with product MPPPPPPLGRFGVEVTARTLVRASDPPPGFPAVLPVSNLDLILGSFNVSLIVVYPAPARGFAAVAAAVRAALPAFLSRFFPFAGRVVADAATGIPEVACDNAGAELVLADAGVALADVDFADADRSLGTIQLPYEQGVALSLQLVRFKCGGFSMSWGTNHLLVDGHGLTALPTAWAEMLRTGGLSWEPHHDRRSLFRPRSPPRHGASLDAEFTRYAPGSLVNPLLAAALVRRNYVVGADDLDRLRAAASTASRRATRLEALSAHVWKLLAAATHGSDARCRLAWLVDGRRRLDPAKYDPNLVSSYLGNVVTYASRESPVEAITSSPLADVAAMAGAAIGEVFRQERYEELVDWMELRKAAAFKNGEKWTETVGIGTGSPAVVVSAFVPFRVDGDFGFGSPALVMPWVRPGRLGSAAMTVARSPREDGSWVVSARLWPRLADAIEADPDAVLKPATAERLGLAGRAPAAADVARHASRL from the coding sequence atgccgccgccgccgccgccgctcggccgcTTCGGCGTCGAGGTCACCGCCCGGACGTTGGTCCGGGCGTCCGACCCGCCGCCGGGCTTCCCCGCCGTGCTCCCCGTCTCCAACCTCGACCTCATCCTCGGCTCCTTCAACGTCTCCCTCATCGTCGTCtacccggcgccggcgcgcgggttcgccgcggtggccgcggcggtgcGCGCCGCCCTGCCCGCGTTCCTCTCCCGCTTCTTCCCCTTCGCCGGCCGCGTCGtggccgacgccgccacgggCATCCCCGAGGTCGCGTGCGACAACGCCGGGGCCGAGCTTGTCCtggccgacgccggcgtcgcgctCGCCGACGTGGacttcgccgacgccgaccgGTCGTTGGGGACCATCCAGTTGCCGTACGAGCAGGGCGTCGCGCTGTCGCTGCAGCTCGTGCGGTTCAAGTGCGGCGGCTTCTCGATGTCGTGGGGCACCAACCACCTGCTCGTCGACGGCCATGGCCTCACCGCGCTGCCCACCGCGTGGGCGGAGATGCTCCGCACCGGCGGCCTCTCGTGGGAGCCCCACCACGACCGGCGCTCCCTCTTCCGGCCGCGCTCCCCGCCGCGGCACGGCGCGTCGCTCGACGCCGAGTTCACGCGGTACGCGCCGGGGAGCCTCGTCaacccgctcctcgccgccgcgctcgtgcGGCGCAACTACGTCGTCGGCGCCGATGACCTCGACCGCCTCCGCGCGGCGGCCagcaccgcctcccgccgcgccACGCGGCTCGAGGCGCTCTCCGCGCACGTCTGGAAgctcctcgccgcggccaccCACGGCTCCGACGCGCGCTGCCGCCTCGCGTGGCTCGTCGACGGGCGGAGGCGGCTCGACCCGGCCAAGTACGACCCAAACCTCGTGAGCAGCTACCTCGGGAACGTGGTGACCTACGCGTCGAGGGAGTCTCCGGTGGAGGCGATCACGTcctcgccgctcgccgacgTGGCGGCCATGGCCGGCGCGGCCATCGGCGAGGTGTTCCGGCAGGAGCGGTACGAGGAGCTCGTGGACTGGATGGAGCTCCGCAAGGCGGCGGCGTTCAAGAATGGCGAGAAGTGGACGGAGACGGTGGGGATCGGCACGGGGAGCCCAGCGGTGGTGGTCTCGGCGTTCGTGCCGTTCAGGGTGGACGGCGACTTCGGGTTCGGGTCGCCGGCGCTGGTGATGCCATGGGTGCGGCCGGGCCGGCTCgggtcggcggcgatgacggtggCGCGGAGCCCCAGGGAGGACGGGTCGTGGGTGGTGTCAGCCAGGCTATGGCCGCGGCTCGCCGACGCCATCGAGGCGGATCCGGACGCCGTGCTcaagccggcgacggcggagcggcTTGGCCTCGCTggccgcgcgccggcggccgccgacgtGGCGCGCCATGCGAGCCGCTTGTGA